From the genome of Deltaproteobacteria bacterium:
CACCGGCGATTATTCCACCTTGCATACCGACACAAACGAATGGGTTCGGCGTTCTACTTAACAATCCAATTTTTTTCAGCCTTACACCGTCATCTGAATCGCCTGGTATAACTAACTGAGCGTCTTTCAGAAGATCTTCATAGGCCATGCGTTGATCGATCGGAAGCGCCTTAACGGCGGCAGCAACTTCAGTTAAAATTTTCTTCGGATCCATTGGTTCTGCAAGAGCCTTAGAACTTATAGAAAAATTCGCGAGAAGTACCCATATGATAAAAATATATTTTTTCACGATTGAAGTCCTTTAACGAGATAGATTTTAGTAACGTTCCAATCCCTTACGTTCGGCACCATTGCCTTCCCGACGTAAACGGACCTCTCCGGTCGATTGCGAGTGCAGGTCTGCGGGGCCAACCTGCACTCGAATTAAATTTGGTATGGCTCAAACCTTAGAGCGAAAGCGGTCACTTTCCAGTAATCCAGAGGCGGAAAAAGTCACTTCGCCGAATTGACTCGAGATAAATCGAACCGAACGACCGTGTAGAAGTTCGCGATTCAAGAACTTCAACCGTCTCTCTCGGTACAAAGATCGCGGAGGGCTCGAGCAATTTTGCGGATGTTTTTGTCCTCTCCTGACGATTCTCGCTTTACGATAAAAACATCCCTTTTGACATGAGCGAGCTCGCGGGGAATTTTGAGAGCTATTAGCTGGCTTCCTGGCTTCGCGTGCTCGTTGTGCATACGCGCGACGAAATGAGGAATGAAAATGGCTGCAAGACCTTGCCGTGCAAGTTCAAGCCCCGTCGCTAACAAGTCCACTCGGTAATGCACGAGACGTTCTATTTTAATGTCGGGCCAAGCATCGCGCCCTTTTACTCCTGAGGGCGCACCATCAAGTGGATGAACTGGGACTACAAAGGGGATATTTTTGAGGGTTTCATTTTCGAATCGACCCTTTAGCGCATATGCTCCCATCACAAGGCTTGCGGCTTTCACGTATTCAACCCCTTTGCGAGGAACAGGCTCATACGTGATTCCGATGTCCACGCGCTTAGACGCGAGCGCTTCTTCAAGGCGACCAGGTATCAACTCGTGAATCTCGGCTTCACTGCCGGGAAGATAATTCTTCAACAGCAGTCCTATAAAATATGAAGTGAAAACCTCAAATGAGCCGATACGAACAATTCGTGTTGTGGCCGCAGTTTCCCTGTCAATCAGTAGCTTGTATTCGTCAAGGAAGCGTTGCGACCGCTCGTAAAGGCGCAAGCCTTGATCGGAAATCACCACACCACGACCACTGGGATGGAATAGCACCATGCTAAGCTCGTTTTCAAGCACCTTCATCGACTTACTAAGACCACTATGAGAAAGCCCCAAGAGGTCTGCAGCTTTGCGCAAGTTACTGGTCTCAACTACAACTCTAAATTGGCGAAGCCTGTGAATTTCCATTATGGAACCAATTGTAGACTATTATTCGCTTTTTGTAACTACAATCCTCTGGCAATTTGTCGACATGAAACTGTCAATTACTTCCATCCCATTTAATGGCGACATCGGTCCCTGCGAAACATTCAAGATGGTTCGGCTTGAAAGCAAGGACGCCTTCTTTTTCGAAAGTTCGGACACATTTGGTGAGCCTGCCACAACATCTGTTATTGGCCTGGGGCCGTTTGAGAAAGTTAAAGACCCAGTATTTCAGAGTCTTCAGCAAAATACTGACAACCAAACTACGGCCAATTCGATACCTTTTTCTTCTGGTGGCTATTTTGGTTGTGTTGGCTATGACGCCATTACAGAGATTGAACCAAAACTCGCTCGCACTGGTCATTTCAAAAACAGCAGTATTGATAGTTCTTGCGTCCTCGGAGCGAAAAATCTGATTGTTTTTGACCGTAAAAAGAAGCTCATACACTTTATCGGCGAAAACGCCCAACGCTACGAGAAGTCTTTAGTGCAACGCCAACCCAGCGAAGACTTCGATCGGGAGCTCGAGGAAATCACCTCTGCACGGCTAATATCGACCTTTGGGAAAAAATGTTTCTTCGATGCAGTTAAGGTTTTGAAAGAGCATATTCGCCAAGGTGATATTTTCCAGGCGGTTCTTGCCGAGCGATTCGAATGCGAAAATATTGAGACAGGCCCGCTTGAAATTTTCGAAGCGCTTCGCAAAATATGCCCAACTCCCTATAGCTTTTTTTTTAGTTTTGGCGATCGAGATTTTTTCGGTGCCTCTCCAGAAGCACTTCTAAAAGTGACTGATGGCATTTTAAAAATGAATCCAATCGCAGGCACAAGGCCTCGCGGTAAAACAGAATCTGAAGATCGACTACGCGAAAGACAGCTCGCGCGCAGTCGCAAAGAAGCGGCTGAACATTTAATGCTCGTCGATTTAGCTCGTAACGATCTCGGTCGTGTTGCGCAAGCAGGCTCAGTAAGTGTCAGAACGTATCGCTCGATACAAAAATTTTCTAATGTCATGCATTTGGTTTCGGAAGTTAGTGCTGTTCTGTCTGATTCAGACACTCCAATTGGGGCTCTAAAAGCATGTTTTCCAGCAGGGACGCTTTCCGGAGCGCCGAAATTTCGCGCGATGGAAATTTTGGCGAAGCTTGAATTTGTGCCTCGCGGACTTTACGGCGGTGCTGTTATTGCCTTTGATATCGGATCAAAAAATCTAGATACCTGCATCGCGATTCGCTCACTTGAGATGATAAATAGTCGCGCGATTTTACGCGCGGGAGCTGGCATCGTCGCAGACTCAAAGGCGCATGCCGAGTACGACGAAATTCAGTACAAGTTAAAGCCACTGAGACAAGCGATCGCTCTGGCTGAAAGGAAAAATAATGGTGCTGTTAATCGATAATTACGATTCGTTTGTTTTTAATTTATACCAAATGTTGAGTGTGCTGGGAGAGTCCACACACGTCTTTCGAAATGACGAGATTTCTCTTACTCAAATTCAAGATATGGCGCCAAAAGCGATCGTACTTTCACCTGGACCGGGTCGGCCTGAAGAGGCCGGTATAATAATGGCGGTCATCGAACGTTTTGCCGGCCAAATTCCAATTTTTGGAGTTTGTCTTGGTCATCAGGCGATAGGCCAAGCCTTCGGTGGTCACGTGAAGCGGGCCCGCGTTCCCAAACACGGCAAACTATCCTTAATCTCTCATCAGCAGAGCGGAGTTTTTCAAGACGTTTGCAGCCCATTTAAGGTGGCTCGCTACCATTCCTTGGTCGTCGAGCGCGAAACATTGCCATCGTGTTTGGAAGTCACAGCAGAAACTCACGATGGCCTGATCATGGGGCTTCGACATAAGACCTATGCGGTAGAGGGTGTGCAGTTTCATCCTGAGTCGATTGCTACCGAACACGGAGTGAAAATCATAGAAAGCTTTCTTAGGCTCCGAGGTGTCTCATGATTGAAGCTCTTAGGATTTTGACGAGTGGTCGCGATCTCAATTCGGAAATGGCCCAAGGTATAATGGAATCCTTGCTCGACGGCCGCGCTCAACCCGAGCAGATAGGAGCGCTCTTGGCTACTCTGCATTTTCGTCCACCGACGGGCACGGCCCTTGCCGGCTTTGTTCGTGCGTTGAAAAAAAGTGCCGAAGATATTCTGTTGCCTGATGAGATTTCTGAGCGAGCGGTCGATGTTTGCGGCACTGGGGGCGACGGTATCGGAACTTTCAACATCTCGACGGCCGTTGCCTTTGTGGTAGCCGCCGCCGGTCAGCCAGTTGCAAAACACGGTAACCGTGCCGTTTCAAGCCGTTGTGGAAGTTTCGACGTGCTTGAAGCTCTGCGCGTTCCATTTGCAGACAATGCGGCTGAGGCCAATCAATCGCTCAAACGTCATGGGCTTGCCTTTTTATATGCCCCTTCATTTCACCCGACTCTTCGGAAAGTCGCGCCCGTCCGTCAGCTTTTAGGTATGCGCACCGTATTTAATGCGTTGGGACCACTTTTGAATCCTGCGGGGATTCGTCGCCAGTTGATCGGAGTTTATTCTGCGAATTTGATCGAACCTGTCGCGCAAGCTTTAGCGGAGCTCGGTTCACATGAAGTGATGGTCGTTCATGGAGAAGATGGAGCCGACGAGATAAGTCTTTGTGCACCGACGAAAGTCGCGCACCTTAAAAACGGCAAGGTGCGCGTTTTTCAACTGACGCCCGAAGAGTTTGGTTTTTCACGATCGATGAATTCAGACCTTCAAGGCGGAGACGCTCAAGAAAATGCGCGTATTCTCATCCGAATCTTTGAGGGAGAAACCGGACCGAAGCGCGACATCGTTTTACTTAATGCTGGTGCGGCACTTATGGTCGGTGGTCAAGTGCGAACATTGCGTGACGGCGTGGATTTGGCTCATGCGACCTTACAATCTGGGCGCGTTCTTCAGTTTTTAAATCAAATGCGAATTGTCCCAAACGCCAGAGCTGCATTATGAGTAACTTCCTATATAAAATTCAGTCTCTTACCGAAGCGCGTGTGAATGAAGCCAAGGTAGCTCTTCCACATTCTGTTTTGAAAGAGCGCATGCAGCACAAGCCAAGAAATTTTTTAGAGCTACTCGTTGCTGGCGGTCAGCCCCGTGTGATTGCTGAAGTGAAGCGCCAAAGTCCATCACTTGGAGCGATCGCTCTGACTCTTGACCCGGTTGCAGTTGCTCAAGAATACATGGTTTCGGGCGCGGCCGCGATCTCGGTACTTACTGAGCCAAATTATTTTGGCGGGAGCATCGAGACCTTGGCTGACATTCGTGAGGCTCTACCGGCTATGCCGCTACTCATGAAAGATTTCGTGATTGATCCGTATCAGCTTCTCCAGGCGCGAGTTGCAGGTGCTGATGCCGTACTTTTGATTCAAGCTTTGCTTGGCGAAGCGAAATTGAATGAACTGTTGTTAACAACAGCTGAACTAGGCCTTACGGCACTGGTCGAAGTCCACGATGCACTTGAAATGAAATCTGCCATCCGCAGCGGAGCAAAACTCATTGGTATAAATAATAGAAATTTGCGCACGCTGGATGTTTCACTTTCAGTTTCAAAGGATTTAGCTCAGTTTGTAACGCCTGGCGTGACTTTAGTTTCTGAGAGCGGCATTGAATCCGAAAGCCAAATTAAAGAACTTATGCAGATCGGCTTTGACGCGTTCCTCATCGGCAGCGCTTTGATGAAAAGCCAACAACCCGGACGATCATTAAAAAGAATTTTGGGGAGAGCGGTATGAGTCTTACTTTCGTGAAAATTTGTGGCGTAACTCGAGTCGCTGATGCGCAACTGGCTGCAGAGCTCGGGGCACGCGCAGTTGGTCTGGTGTTCGCCGCGAAAAGTGCTCGAAGAATTTCGCTTGATCAAGCCAAGGTCATCGCGTCGATTTTACCTGCGACGGTTGACCCCATCGGCGTGTTCACATCTTCTTCCGAGGCAGCGATTTTGAATGCGATCGAAGTCGCCAGTCTTAAGGGCGTGCAAGTCGATCGAGATCTAACTTCTGCGTTTTATATTGAATTAAAAAAACGTGGGATCAAAGTTCTTCGATCTGTCGCGGTTAGCGAAAACGTTTTGTTACCAAAGGTTGGATATGACGATGTTTTGCTTTTTGATTCTCCAAGAGATGGCCTGATTCGCCAGTCACTCAATATTGAGGCGTTAAAAAAAATCAACCCATCACGGCCGTTCTTTATTGCGGGTGGCTTGAACGCAGAAAACATTGGCCTCAATATGAGCGAACTGCGACCTAACGGTGTTGATCTTTCAAGTGGTGTGGAGTCAAGCCCAGGTGTCAAAAGCGCTAGAGCTCTCAAGGATTTTTTCACTGCATTAAGAGTTGCAGGTGGCGCATTATGAACTCGATGCACTTGATGCAGAAGGGTCGCTTTGGTGACTTTGGAGGCCGATTTGTTCCCGAAACTTTAATGGCGCCGATATTGGAACTAGAAAGCATGTATCGCGAAGCCCAACTCGATGATGCATTTCAAAATGAGCTTTCACAGATTTTAAAAGACTTTGTTGGCCGCGAAACACCCTTGGACTATGCAGCACGCTTAAGCGCGCTGGCAGGTGGAAATGCTAGAATATATTTAAAGCGCGAAGATCTCGCGCATACTGGTGCGCACAAAATAAATAATGCTGTTGGGCAAATACTGCTGGCTAAGCGCATGGGTAAAACTCGCATTATCGCCGAAACGGGTGCGGGCCAACATGGCGTGGCGACAGCGGCCGTTGCAGCGCGCTTTGGTTTGGCTTGTGTTG
Proteins encoded in this window:
- a CDS encoding LysR family transcriptional regulator; amino-acid sequence: MEIHRLRQFRVVVETSNLRKAADLLGLSHSGLSKSMKVLENELSMVLFHPSGRGVVISDQGLRLYERSQRFLDEYKLLIDRETAATTRIVRIGSFEVFTSYFIGLLLKNYLPGSEAEIHELIPGRLEEALASKRVDIGITYEPVPRKGVEYVKAASLVMGAYALKGRFENETLKNIPFVVPVHPLDGAPSGVKGRDAWPDIKIERLVHYRVDLLATGLELARQGLAAIFIPHFVARMHNEHAKPGSQLIALKIPRELAHVKRDVFIVKRESSGEDKNIRKIARALRDLCTERDG
- the trpD gene encoding anthranilate phosphoribosyltransferase; its protein translation is MIEALRILTSGRDLNSEMAQGIMESLLDGRAQPEQIGALLATLHFRPPTGTALAGFVRALKKSAEDILLPDEISERAVDVCGTGGDGIGTFNISTAVAFVVAAAGQPVAKHGNRAVSSRCGSFDVLEALRVPFADNAAEANQSLKRHGLAFLYAPSFHPTLRKVAPVRQLLGMRTVFNALGPLLNPAGIRRQLIGVYSANLIEPVAQALAELGSHEVMVVHGEDGADEISLCAPTKVAHLKNGKVRVFQLTPEEFGFSRSMNSDLQGGDAQENARILIRIFEGETGPKRDIVLLNAGAALMVGGQVRTLRDGVDLAHATLQSGRVLQFLNQMRIVPNARAAL
- the trpC gene encoding indole-3-glycerol phosphate synthase TrpC; translated protein: MSNFLYKIQSLTEARVNEAKVALPHSVLKERMQHKPRNFLELLVAGGQPRVIAEVKRQSPSLGAIALTLDPVAVAQEYMVSGAAAISVLTEPNYFGGSIETLADIREALPAMPLLMKDFVIDPYQLLQARVAGADAVLLIQALLGEAKLNELLLTTAELGLTALVEVHDALEMKSAIRSGAKLIGINNRNLRTLDVSLSVSKDLAQFVTPGVTLVSESGIESESQIKELMQIGFDAFLIGSALMKSQQPGRSLKRILGRAV
- a CDS encoding phosphoribosylanthranilate isomerase, encoding MSLTFVKICGVTRVADAQLAAELGARAVGLVFAAKSARRISLDQAKVIASILPATVDPIGVFTSSSEAAILNAIEVASLKGVQVDRDLTSAFYIELKKRGIKVLRSVAVSENVLLPKVGYDDVLLFDSPRDGLIRQSLNIEALKKINPSRPFFIAGGLNAENIGLNMSELRPNGVDLSSGVESSPGVKSARALKDFFTALRVAGGAL
- a CDS encoding anthranilate synthase component I family protein encodes the protein MEPIVDYYSLFVTTILWQFVDMKLSITSIPFNGDIGPCETFKMVRLESKDAFFFESSDTFGEPATTSVIGLGPFEKVKDPVFQSLQQNTDNQTTANSIPFSSGGYFGCVGYDAITEIEPKLARTGHFKNSSIDSSCVLGAKNLIVFDRKKKLIHFIGENAQRYEKSLVQRQPSEDFDRELEEITSARLISTFGKKCFFDAVKVLKEHIRQGDIFQAVLAERFECENIETGPLEIFEALRKICPTPYSFFFSFGDRDFFGASPEALLKVTDGILKMNPIAGTRPRGKTESEDRLRERQLARSRKEAAEHLMLVDLARNDLGRVAQAGSVSVRTYRSIQKFSNVMHLVSEVSAVLSDSDTPIGALKACFPAGTLSGAPKFRAMEILAKLEFVPRGLYGGAVIAFDIGSKNLDTCIAIRSLEMINSRAILRAGAGIVADSKAHAEYDEIQYKLKPLRQAIALAERKNNGAVNR
- a CDS encoding aminodeoxychorismate/anthranilate synthase component II, with the protein product MVLLIDNYDSFVFNLYQMLSVLGESTHVFRNDEISLTQIQDMAPKAIVLSPGPGRPEEAGIIMAVIERFAGQIPIFGVCLGHQAIGQAFGGHVKRARVPKHGKLSLISHQQSGVFQDVCSPFKVARYHSLVVERETLPSCLEVTAETHDGLIMGLRHKTYAVEGVQFHPESIATEHGVKIIESFLRLRGVS